GAAAGTAGTTTAGAGAGTGGTATGAGTGCAATGGCTAGTGCCAACCGTTGTTACGGTACTGGTGTTAAATTTCTTGACGTACAAGTGTGTCTGAACAGCAATGGTAATATTAAGGCTTCTGTTGGGGTATTTGGGTTAGTGGCAGATAGCATTGTCATTAAACCTGGTCAGGCACGCAGAAGTGGTCATGTCACCACTGCAATTCCTGGTCTTCCAGGTGTTGTTCAAGAATTCTCGACCACCTGGATTGTCCAGTGGTCAGGCACAACCGTTAGAAGAGTTCGTGTTCAGGCTACTCTCAAAGGCTGGGACTTTGGCAGAGGATGGTATAAAATAGCCAGTTTGGATAGAGTAATAATTGATTAATCTATAATAAATTCCCTATGGTGCCAATCGGTTCTTCCGGTCCTTCATCTTCTCCTCATAGTACGCAAACGTGAGTGGACACCACTCGGCAGCCCGCTTCAGCTCTTTTTATCCATGACACACCAAGTGACATTCTCGGATATCATCGACCAGCGAACGCTCACGGAAAGCGCGAATGCTGCGACTGACGATACCCCCGAGACACCGACGGCTCTCCTCGACCGAGCACGACAGCACGCGGCCGACGTTGCCACCGAACACTTCCCGGATCTACCGGTCGAAGCAATCGACTGGGAGGTCTCACATCGAGCACAACGACAAGCAGGGGTCACCAAGTACGACCCGACAACAGAGGGAATCACGATTACGCTGACCTGGACAGCCTACGAGAAGCACGGATGGGAGCAATTCAGTGCGACTGTCCGGCACGAACTCATTCACGCCTGGCAGTACCACGAGTTCGGTGACGCGGACCACGGTGCAACGTTCGCTCGATGGACGGACCGCCTCGACACCTCGCAACACTGCGAACGCTTCACCACGCCAAAGTGGTGGCTCGTCTGCGAGGACTGCGGCGGTCGGATTGCCCGGTATCGACGCTCGAAAACAGTACGTAACCCCGAACAGTACAGTTGTGGTGAGTGCGGCGGTGCGATTCACGTCGAGAAGGGCGATGGCCACTGACCGAATTCTCGTTTAAGTGGTTCTCGCGATAAGGAGTAAATACGAGGAAGATTTTCGCGGATTACTGCCTGTTGCGCAAATGGTTAGCATCGCTTTTGATTTTTGAGTAGAGCATGTTCTGGTTAGTATCTTATTCTAATCACACTTAATCCTCAAATACTCTGCCTCCATGCTGTCCAAACCCATGGGAGATGCCAGGAGAATTGGTACTTCAAAAAGACGCACGTTCCCATCGTTGAGCCAGCGATCTTGCCCATTGTGACTCTATTTTGGACTGAAGTAACGGAGGAACGGAGTGGAGCGAGGGATGGATCAGGGTGATGGCGCCAGATCCGGTGATGTCAAAGCATCCTCGCTACATGCTACCATTCGACATGGACAGTTAAATGTCTTGTGGTCATCTAAAAATGAATGTTCATCCTCAGAAAACCAATCAGAACGGCTTCTCTAATGACGTGAAACAATCACGAAGCGTTACAAGAGGTCTGTCGGTGGTAAAAAATGATGCCAAGCTAGAAGGCTGTGATTGTGATGGTCTCGATAACTTCCCGTGATGGCCCAGTTTAGGAATACAACTATTGTTGATCCGTAATTGGTGAAGATCCTGAATGAGAGGGCAATTTAATACTGTTGAATATACAAATAGGAAACACCAATATGACAGAGGAAGAAGATTTAAACGATTCTGATCTGGACTCTGCCTCTGATGACTGTCGTAATGAGCCAAAGTCTGACGAGTCAAAAGATTCCATTGCAGCCTCTTCTTCTGAGTTAATGGAGACGTTAGACATGATTGACACGTCAACAATTGCTGCAATGATGGGTGAATTAGATTCATTGAGGGCACTCCCCTTGTCAACAAAAGCAGCTATGATCGGGAAATCAGATGCACTGAAAGCGTCCAATCTATCAACAACAGCTGCTATGTTGAGAAAATTAGACTCGCTGGAGACCTCTAAACTTATTTCATCCCGAACTGCAACCCAGGCAGTTGCGTTATCGGTAGAGCATTCAGGTCTATTCCCAATGCATCGTGCATTTCAAGAAGCTACAAAATCGATAAATCAATTAGGAAAATATCCTGTTTCGAACACATTCCAGGAGGTTGCACAGTCTATAAATTACTTAGACTCATTCCCGACACAAAATGTATTTCAAGAAATCACACGATCAACAAATAATTCAGGACTTTTTCTAAACCAAAATGCACTAAATACCGCTTCTCTAGCCGTAGCACCGATAAATCATTCTCTAAAGATGAGTGCTCTTAACCAATTTATCAATCATCAACCTCTGTACTCTCAGAGCAAACTGTATAAGTCAGCGATTGCTTCTTTATCGGCGATCAACTCTACAAGTATTCAAAATGATTTGTCACTAATCTCATCAAAAACGAAATATAACACATTTAATGAGAATATAGAAAATGGTCAACCAAAAACTGAAATAGACGAAATTCGGCCACCTGAACTACGGATACATGATAATCTCATATGGGACGATGGAGGGTGGTATCGAAAAAGGTGTAGTAAAATTTCAATAACGGTTGTAGACTATATTTTCTGGAAAGCTAAAGAAGCAAATGAGCTATCTGATGCCTCTAATAACGAAATAGTTTCGGGTATGATCGCTTTAACACTAATCTTGACCTATATCCTAACTCAGGATTTGTTTTCATCGGTTACACTCGCGAGTCTTTCTAGTACGAGCAAAATGATGATGGAGGCAGCAGACGACCGATCCGAACGAAAGGATTTAGATGAAAAGTTTAGCAGGTAAACGCCACGAAGTATTCAACAATATGTAGACTGGGGGTGATTAAGCTGTTGTCGTAGTCGTATTCCAGCGACCGTAACTGCGGTGTTTGGCCTGCTGCTGTTTACGCATGAATTCCTTGCGCTTGCTGAACTGGTTGTCAGGCACGCGAGCGTAGCCGATACGGACCAAATCCGTGTTGAACATGAAATTCCCGATGTAGACGTACGCTTGCATGCGACTGTCGTCTGTTGTGTCCACCTGTGGATCAGAGACGACTGTCACGACTTGGTGATCCATTTGGGACTTCGTATAGCGAACTGCCTTCCTGTGAATCTGGCCACTATAAGGGACGCTCACACCAATCAAATCAACAGTGCGACTCTTCCCACTGTGGTTGATCTTGAGGCTCGTCGGATCGATGACCTGGGTCACACGTGCTTGGAAGCACTCGCTATTCTCTGGAGTATCAATATTCGTGGTCTTTGATTGCCGTAGATACGTCGTCTGCGTCCGTGCCCCCGCCTGAGGTTCTGTGATGGTTGTTGTAGCAGTCGGTTCTACTGTGGTCGTACTAGCGATCGAGGTCGTCATGTAGGGTTCGAGTGGCTGCATGACCCCGAGTACATCCGCTGGCTTCCGTTCCTGTACGAACTCACCTCCCTCTTCTCGTCTTCATCAGGTATTGCTTTCCTTGCCGTCGCTTGGTCTCTCTTCTCATCACGATAGTGGTCTCGGTGTTAGGATTTTATACTAACCTTGGACAATCTTGCAAACCCTAATCGCTTCCCAGACTACCCACACCGACAACCGTCCCATCACCCTACCACCCCCCAATAACTGGGACTGAGAACTCCCGTTCGCAGTTTTCAGCTGGGAATAGCAGCTCACAGCTGCCAAAGGCAAACTTATAACCGTCTTTACCAAGTAGAGATACATACGAACATGGCGCTGGAAAAGATACTCACGGTCGAACAATTGGCCGAGACAACGGGCCAATCGGAAGAACAACTCCGAAAAGACCGCGAAGCCGCAGAGAAGATGGCTGGCGACGCTGCAGACGACTAGCGCTACACCTTTTCATGACCGGTAGTGGTTCGACGAACACGATAGACCAATTACTCGGTCATACTGATGGTCCATCGAAGCCAATTGCAGACCGTGATCTGACTCGCGTTCGCTC
This Haladaptatus sp. R4 DNA region includes the following protein-coding sequences:
- a CDS encoding SprT-like domain-containing protein, which codes for MTFSDIIDQRTLTESANAATDDTPETPTALLDRARQHAADVATEHFPDLPVEAIDWEVSHRAQRQAGVTKYDPTTEGITITLTWTAYEKHGWEQFSATVRHELIHAWQYHEFGDADHGATFARWTDRLDTSQHCERFTTPKWWLVCEDCGGRIARYRRSKTVRNPEQYSCGECGGAIHVEKGDGH
- a CDS encoding thermonuclease family protein, coding for MQPLEPYMTTSIASTTTVEPTATTTITEPQAGARTQTTYLRQSKTTNIDTPENSECFQARVTQVIDPTSLKINHSGKSRTVDLIGVSVPYSGQIHRKAVRYTKSQMDHQVVTVVSDPQVDTTDDSRMQAYVYIGNFMFNTDLVRIGYARVPDNQFSKRKEFMRKQQQAKHRSYGRWNTTTTTA